A window of Solanum stenotomum isolate F172 chromosome 3, ASM1918654v1, whole genome shotgun sequence contains these coding sequences:
- the LOC125859813 gene encoding pentatricopeptide repeat-containing protein At3g48250, chloroplastic translates to MNHGKRILSSLRLRNSLFFTQLSRAPSSNHQVTQHLYLSPSLLTQIYTSTSILGASQNVFFSSKTESFVDIILSNDWSKQLEKDLGKIDFPVTHEAVMYLLKKLDKEPRKAGDFLKWVVKQKGFKPSSSMYSLMLRIYANRDSMKDFWTTIKEMKENGFYIDEETYKSIHSIFRNLKMETDATALKHFYGRMIKDNAMGDVAKDVSELITKHEWGVEVERQLGEMKLPVSDNFVLRVLKELREIGYPLKAFSFFKWVARNLDFQHTTVTYNGILRVLCREESIEEFWGVVKEMMSLGFEIDLDTYIKISRHFQKIKMLKDAVELYELMMDGQFKPSLGECNILLRSIAQSHPSDLDLLFRVVEKFEAAGHSRSKIIYDVIHRCLTNLGRFEEAEKITEAMRDAGFEPDNITYSQLIYGLCKVRRLEEASKVIDVMEECGCIPDIKTWTVLIQGHCFAGEVDKALFCFAKMMERNVDTDADLLDVLLNGFLSQRRVFGAYQLLTELVNKFQMRPWQATYKLVIQKLLGERKFEEALDLLRRMKKHNYPPFPEPFLQYISKSGTVEDAVEFLKALSVKDYPSVSAYQHVFQSFFAEGRHSEAKDLLYKCPHHIRQHPAICGLFGSSNSNSGKVKRFPRRSSTSV, encoded by the coding sequence ATGAATCACGGCAAGAGAATCCTGAGTTCGCTTCGATTGAGGAATTCTCTGTTTTTCACTCAGCTTTCACGAGCCCCTTCTTCCAATCATCAGGTGACTCAACACTTATATCTTTCTCCTTCACTTCTCACGCAAATTTACACTTCCACTAGTATTCTCGGTGCAAGTCAAAATGTCTTCTTTTCATCAAAAACTGAATCTTTTGTTGACATTATACTATCCAACGACTGGTCGAAACAATTAGAAAAGGATTTAGGAAAAATTGATTTTCCGGTGACCCATGAAGCTGTTATGTATTTGttgaagaaacttgataaaGAACCGCGAAAGGCAGGGGATTTCTTGAAATGGGTTGTTAAGCAAAAGGGGTTTAAACCTAGTTCTTCTATGTACAGTCTGATGCTTAGAATTTATGCTAACAGGGATTCAATGAAAGACTTTTGGACTACTATTAAGGAAATGAAAGAGAATGGGTTTTATATTGATGAGGAAACGTATAAATCAATTCATTCTATTTTTCGGAATTTGAAAATGGAAACTGATGCCACTGCTTTGAAGCATTTTTATGGGAGGATGATTAAAGATAATGCTATGGGTGATGTGGCGAAAGATGTGTCTGAATTGATTACAAAACATGAATGGGGAGTTGAGGTGGAGAGACAATTAGGGGAGATGAAACTCCCGGTGTCAGATAATTTTGTGCTTAGAGTGTTGAAGGAACTTAGAGAAATAGGATATCCACTGAAAGCTTTCAGCTTTTTCAAATGGGTTGCGAGGAATTTAGATTTTCAGCACACCACCGTTACTTATAATGGGATTCTTAGGGTTCTTTGCCGAGAAGAGTCGATTGAGGAGTTCTGGGGTGTGGTAAAAGAGATGATGAGCCTGGGGTTTGAAATAGATcttgatacatatataaaaatctCAAGgcattttcaaaagattaagaTGTTGAAAGATGCAGTAGAACTATATGAACTGATGATGGATGGTCAGTTTAAACCATCACTTGGTGAGTGCAATATTCTTTTAAGATCCATTGCACAGTCACATCCCTCAGATCTTGATTTGCTATTTAGAGTTGTGGAAAAATTTGAGGCCGCAGGGCATTCACGCTCAAAGATTATTTATGATGTCATTCATAGGTGTTTGACTAACTTGGGGCGATTTGAGGAAGCAGAGAAGATAACAGAAGCTATGAGAGATGCAGGATTTGAACCTGACAATATTACCTACAGCCAATTAATATATGGACTTTGCAAAGTGAGGAGGCTGGAGGAGGCATCAAAGGTGATAGATGTGATGGAAGAATGTGGATGCATTCCGGATATCAAGACTTGGACTGTTCTGATACAAGGGCATTGTTTTGCTGGTGAAGTTGATAAGGCGCTGTTTTGTTTTGCTAAGATGATGGAGAGAAATGTTGATACAGATGCTGATCTGTTGGATGTACTACTTAATGGTTTTCTGAGTCAAAGAAGAGTTTTTGGTGCATATCAGTTATTGACCGAGTTGGTGAATAAGTTTCAAATGCGCCCATGGCAAGCAACATACAAACTTGTCATTCAAAAGCTCTTAGGGGAAAGGAAATTTGAAGAAGCTCTTGATCTGCTCCGTCGGATGAAGAAACACAATTATCCACCTTTTCCAGAACCCTTTCTTCAATATATTTCAAAGTCAGGAACAGTGGAAGATGCAGTGGAGTTTTTGAAGGCGTTGAGCGTCAAGGACTATCCATCTGTTTCAGCCTACCAACATGTTTTCCAGTCCTTCTTTGCAGAAGGTAGACATTCTGAGGCAAAAGATCTACTCTACAAGTGCCCACATCATATTCGCCAACACCCAGCAATTTGTGGCCTCTTTGGTTCGTCAAATTCTAACAGTGGAAAAGTGAAAAGGTTCCCCCGGCGGAGCTCGACTTCTGTGTAG
- the LOC125860084 gene encoding uncharacterized protein LOC125860084: MKKKQEPHQDEQHDVEILKAVAQAWHGHSSSRGTTAEFDAQRHNFKNKPSRFKLEAINKATSREYDGTISRWDFSQSLWDSYELLNVSKKLETGLMLDHPLDGSIQIGQKRKESKNSLRKLLNKVSSRRYNEAESTLDKDG, encoded by the coding sequence ATGAAGAAAAAGCAGGAGCCCCATCAAGATGAACAACATGATGTTGAAATCCTCAAGGCTGTGGCACAAGCCTGGCATGGCCATTCCAGCAGCCGTGGAACCACTGCTGAATTCGACGCCCAGCGCCATAATTTCAAGAATAAGCCATCAAGATTCAAGCTTGAAGCTATAAACAAGGCAACCTCCAGGGAATATGATGGCACAATTAGTAGATGGGATTTCAGCCAGTCTCTTTGGGATTCTTATGAGTTACTCAATGTGTCCAAAAAGTTAGAAACTGGGCTAATGCTGGACCATCCATTGGATGGGTCAATCCAAATTGGGCAGAAGCGGAAAGAGAGTAAGAATAGCTTAAGAAAATTACTCAATAAGGTGTCTTCAAGAAGATATAATGAGGCTGAATCAACACTAGATAAGGATGGCTAA